From the genome of Podospora pseudoanserina strain CBS 124.78 chromosome 7 map unlocalized CBS124.78p_7.2, whole genome shotgun sequence, one region includes:
- a CDS encoding uncharacterized protein (COG:E; CAZy:AA3; EggNog:ENOG503PA8A), whose amino-acid sequence MNILSLEVLTMKLCWLSTPFVSLAAKMKLPLGSSSNGGGGASSLLSLSLLLTLNPLTATAQTAPRDGAIYDYIVVGSGPGGGVVASNLAKAGYSVLILEAGDDSPGQGFGRYTPTVTWDFFVKHYPEGDPRDNKYSHLTWRTREGRYWVGQSGAPAGSTLLGVYYPRGSTLGGSSMINAMVTWLPSDSDWNFHANVTGDDSWRAENMHAIFKKIEKNNYATRGAANAANHGFDGFFQTNMGSMTQQRQLGQLSGNRVMQTYAQDWGLSGQSMNNLLTRDPNEINPNRDQTSSIYGLVTHAFSNGNRYSSRNYIQDTQRTVGSNLTVSLTSLATKILFDTTSKCDGTAAKPRATGVEYLFGRSLYKGDSRRAANAQGTKRTAYARREVILSGGAFNSPQLLQLSGIGDAALLKQYNIPLIKDLPGVGQNLMDNQEMPIVGTGSAGSGLAEVSMFKTKHPAHGERDMFLMGGQGFLFRGITTVEPPCNAGPDANGYCGKEDENWIHERTFGHHPTSTNRIGADNDPLAVLDSKFRVRGVSGLRVVDASAFARIPGVFPAVSTFMISQKASDDMLAELKDGQAVKVCVNGVLIS is encoded by the exons ATGAACATACTGTCGCTGGAGGTATTGACAATGAAGCTTTGCTGGCTCTCTACCCCCTTTGTCTCGTTGGCGGCCAAGATGAAGCTACCATTGGGCTCCTCAAGcaacggaggcggaggcgcTTCCAGCCTCTTGTCACTTTCTCTTTTGCTGACTCTCAACCCACTCACAGCAACTGCTCAAACGGCCCCCCGAGATGGCGCTATCTACGATTACATCGTCGTTGGGAGCGGCCCCGGAGGCGGTGTTGTCGCTTCAAATCTTGCCAAAGCGGGCTATTCCGTTCTGATCCTCGAAGCTGGTGACGACAGTCCGGGACAAGGCTTCGGTCGTTACACCCCCACCGTTACGTGGGATTTCTTCGTGAAGCACTATCCAGAGGGCGATCCAAGAGACAACAAATATAGTCATCTCACCTGGAGGACAAGAGAGGGCAGGTATTGGGTTGGACAGAGTGGTGCACCGGCTGGCTCTACGCTGCTTGGAGTGTATTATCCTCGCGGTTCCACACTCGGTGGCTCGTCCATGATCAACGCCATGGTCACTTGGCTGCCGAGTGATAGCGATTGGAACTTTCATGCCAATGTCACAGGGGATGACAGCTGGCG AGCCGAGAACATGCACGCCATTTTCAAGAAGATTGAAAAGAACAACTATGCCACCCGTGGAGCTGCCAACGCGGCAAACCATGGCTTCGACGGCTTTTTCCAGACCAACATGGGCTCCATGACCCAACAGCGCCAGCTCGGCCAGCTCTCGGGCAACCGTGTGATGCAGACATATGCGCAAGACTGGGGCCTATCCGGGCAGTCCATGAACAACTTGTTGACTCGTGACCCGAACGaaatcaaccccaaccgcgATCAGACCTCCTCGATCTACGGTCTCGTCACCCATGCCTTCTCCAATGGCAACCGATACTCCTCCCGCAACTACATCCAAGACACACAGCGCACTGTCGGctccaacctcaccgtcTCTCTTACCTCCCTCGCGACCAAGATTCTCTTTGATACAACCTCCAAATGCGATGGCACTGCGGCCAAGCCCCGCGCCACTGGAGTTGAGTACTTGTTCGGACGCTCTCTATATAAGGGTGACTCGCGCCGCGCTGCCAATGCCCAAGGCACCAAGCGCACTGCTTACGCCCGCCGCGAGGTCATCCTCTCGGGAGGTGCCTTCAACTcccctcagctcctccagctgtcGGGTATTGGAGATGCAGCCCTCCTGAAGCAGTACAATATTCCTTTGATCAAAGATCTGCCCGGTGTCGGTCAAAACCTCATGGACAATCAAGAAATGCCCATCGTTGGCACTGGCAGCGCCGGCTCCGGTTTGGCGGAAGTCTCCATGTTTAAGACCAAGCACCCGGCCCACGGGGAGAGAGACATGTTCCTAATGGGTGGCCAAGGGTTCCTGTTCAGAG GTATCACCACCGTGGAGCCACCGTGCAATGCCGGACCAGATGCGAATGGATACTgcgggaaggaggatgaaAACTGGATTCATGAGCGGACCTTTGGGCACCACCCTACTTCTACCAATAGAATCGGGGCGGACAATGACccgctggcggtgctggacAGCAAGTTTAGGGTTAGAGGGGTGAGTGGGTTGAGAGTGGTGGATGCAAGCGCCTTTGCGCGGATCCCGGGGGTCTTCCCTGCTGTGTCGACGTTCATGATCAGCCAGAAGGCGAGTGACGATATGTTGGCCGAGTTGAAGGATGGGCAGGCGGTCAAGGTTTGCGTGAACGGCGTGTTGATTTCATGA
- a CDS encoding uncharacterized protein (COG:L; EggNog:ENOG504HH3F), whose amino-acid sequence MARKRWYAVAKGRQPGVYETWEQTEAQVLGFPDNRYKSFPTKEEAEKFVGENRNTKAEPLGDAETRDASTQPSTAGE is encoded by the exons ATGGCCCGGAAGAGGTGGTACGCTGTGGCAAAGGGTCGCCAGCCGGGTGTATACGAGACATGGGA GCAAACCGAGGCGCAGGTTCTGGGATTTCCAGATAACCGTTACAAATCCTTTccaacaaaagaagaggcCGAGAAATTTGTAGGGGAGAACAGAAATACCAAGGCTGAGCCGCTTGGGGATGCTGAAACTCGGGACGCATCCACGCAGCCATCGACAGCAGGTG AATAA
- a CDS encoding uncharacterized protein (EggNog:ENOG503PFSI): protein MGHLPKPCYDTAAANSYCDPHDIDVWDATYIDNIRLNFWKRCKVSKLFCQCIFSPTTIEILATDFGKLPVKTRQWIDTVSSYPGPEAAQPGTAEITLTSSEIAPQSYLICMVPRSRSQLGLLDHTSPCQSARNLLLQGRPDDSDAWRMRKGKESTPKLRAEERVGLRGSNTKSRVQRRLSS, encoded by the exons ATGGGGCATCTTCCCAAGCCTTGCTACGATACTGCGGCCGCAAATAGCTACTGCGATCCTCACGACATTGACGTGTGGGATGCCACCTACATTGAT AATATAAGACTGAACTTCTGGAAAAGGTGCAAGGTTTCAAAACTCTTTTGCCAATGCATCTTTTCTCCAACGACTATCGAGATCCTGGCCACTGACTTCGG CAAGCTTCCCGTCAAGACTCGTCAGTGGATCGACACAGTGTCAAGCTACCCGGGCCCCGAGGCTGCTCAGCCTGGAACGGCGGAGATCACCTTGACTTCCTCGGAGATTGCGCCGCAAAGTTACCTTATCTGTATGGTTCCACGAAGTCGCTCACAGCTTGGACTGCTGGACCACACCTCGCCCTGCCAATCTGCCCGAAACCTTTTGTTACAGGGACGCCCTGACGACTCTGATGCATGGAGaatgaggaaggggaaagaatCGACGCCTAAGTTGAGGGCTGAGGAGCGAGTTGGGTTGAGAGGGAGCAACACAAAGTCTAGGGTTCAAAGAAGATTAAGCTCGTGA